One genomic region from Panthera tigris isolate Pti1 chromosome D1, P.tigris_Pti1_mat1.1, whole genome shotgun sequence encodes:
- the EIF1AD gene encoding probable RNA-binding protein EIF1AD, which yields MSQATKRKHVVKEVLGEHMVPSDQQQIVRVLRTPGNNLHEVETAQGQRFLVSMPSKYRKNIWIKRGDFLIVDPIEEGEKVKAEISFVLCKDHVRSLQKEGLWPEAFSEVAEKHNNSRNRQTPPELPVEPQSSGEESSSEDDSDLFVNTNRRQYHESEEESEEEETA from the exons ATGTCTCAGGCCACCAAGAGGAAGCATGTGGTGAAGGAGGTGCTGGGGGAGCATATGGTGCCCTCTGACCAGCAGCAGATCGTGAGG GTACTCAGGACCCCAGGGAACAATCTGCATGAGGTGGAGACAGCCCAGGGGCAGCGCTTCCTGGTGAGCATGCCCTCCAAATACCGGAAGAACATCTGGatcaagagag GCGACTTTCTCATTGTTGACCCGattgaagagggagaaaaagtgaaGGCTGAGATCTCCTTTGTACTCTGCAAAGACCATGTGCGCTCTCTGCAGAAGGAAGGGCTCTG GCCTGAGGCCTTCTCAGAAGTGGCTGAGAAGCACAACAACAGTAGGAACAG ACAGACTCCGCCAGAACTCCCAGTGGAGCCACAGTCATCAGGAGAAGAGTCCAGCTCTGAAGATGATTCTGACCTCTTTGTTAACACCAATCGCAGACAGTATCATGAGAGCGAGGAGGAGAGcgaagaggaagagacagcctGA
- the BANF1 gene encoding barrier-to-autointegration factor, producing the protein MTTSQKHRDFVAEPMGEKPVGSLAGIGEVLGKKLEERGFDKAYVVLGQFLVLKKDEDLFREWLKDTCGANAKQSRDCFGCLREWCDAFL; encoded by the exons ATGACAACCTCCCAAAAACACCGAGACTTCGTGGCAGAGCCCATGGGGGAAAAGCCAGTGGGGAGCCTGGCCGGGATTGGTGAAGTCTTGGGCAAGAAGCTGGAGGAAAGGGGCTTTGACAAG GCCTACGTGGTCCTTGGCCAGTTCCTGGTGCTAAAGAAAGATGAAGATCTCTTCCGGGAATGGCTGAAGGACACATGCGGTGCCAATGCCAAGCAGTCCCGGGACTGCTTCGGGTGCCTTCGGGAGTGGTGCGACGCCTTCTTGTGA
- the CST6 gene encoding cystatin-M, whose translation MAPPSLSRALGLGLLALCLLALPGDARARRVERRVGERQNLSLSDPQVQKAAQAAVASYNMGSNSLYYFRDTRILKAQSQLVAGIKYYLTLEMGSTACRKNVATGDGVDVTTCPLATGVQEEKLLCDFEILVVPWQNSSQLLKHNCVTIT comes from the exons ATGGCGCCCCCGAGCCTCTCGCGGGCTCTGGGCCTGGGCCTGCTCGCCCTCTGCCTCCTGGCGCTGCCCGGTGACGCCCGTGCCCGCCGGGTGGAACGCAGAGTCGGAGAACGCCAGAACCTGTCACTCAGTGACCCGCAGGTGCAGAAGGCAGCGCAGGCGGCGGTGGCCAGCTACAACATGGGCAGCAACAGCCTCTACTACTTCCGCGACACCAGGATCCTCAAGGCCCAGAGTCAG ctggtggCCGGCATCAAGTACTACCTGACCCTGGAGATGGGGAGCACAGCCTGCCGGAAGAACGTGGCCACCGGAGATGGCGTAGATGTCACTACCTGCCCCCTGGCCACAGGCGTGCAGGAGGAG aAACTGCTCTGTGACTTCGAGATCCTGGTGGTCCCCTGGCAGAATTCCTCCCAACTTCTAAAGCATAACTGTGTGACCATAACCTAG